The window CCGCCGTGCAGGACGCGCAGCGGCACCACGTGGATACCGGCGCGCTGGACCTGATCGGCCGGATGGGTGGGCGCGGCACGTACGCCCGCACGCGCGACACGTTCGTCATCGACCGGATTCCCTTCGAGGAGTGGCAGAAGGAACAGTAGGCAGTCGGGCAGGGTGGGACGGTCTTGACCTGGGCGGATTCATCGCGCCCACGCTGTCGACCATCAACCATCAACCATCAACCCGTCACACCGGTTCCCCGCCGGCTTTCACGCGGGCGTTGTCCGCCCAGACGTACCGGGCGGCCAGGGTGCGGTACGGGGCCCAGCGGTCCAGCACCTCGGTACTGGGCGCGTCCGGGTGCAGCCGCGCGAGGCCCTGGCGCAGCGCGAGGTCCCCGAGGCTGAACACGTCCGCGCGGGCCAGGGCGAACATCAGGAACATCTCGGCGGTCCAGCGGCCGATACCCGGGAGGGGCAGCAGGTCGCGGATCACGGTCTCGTCGTCCTGTTCGCTCAGGTGCGTGAAGTTCACCGCGCCGGTCTTTGCGGCCTGCGCGATGGCCTGCACGGTCCGCACCTTCGCCCAGGACAGGCCCGCGCCGCGCAGCGTGTCGCCGCTGGCGGCCAGCAGGGTGTCGGCCGTGACCTCACCCAGCGTCTCCGTCACGCGGGCGTGGATGCTCGCAGCGGCCTTCACGCTCAGCTGCTGCCCGGTCACGTTGCGGATCAGCGTCCCGAACGGGTCGGTGGTGGGCGTCAGGACCGGCAGGTCGCCCACCCGGGCGATCACGCCCGCCAGCACGGGATCCCGCGAGAGGTGTCGGGTGGCGGCGGCGTGACCGGCGAGGGGCGCCTGATGCTCGGGCAGGGGCATGCCCCCATTGTGGCGTGGGGACGGGGCTGGCGGAACGGCAACGCACCGGCCCTGGGGGTGGCCGGTGCGTGCGGGGGTGGGGGTTACTGCGCGGTGACGCCAGTGTAACTGTTGATCCAGTTGATGTAGCCGTTCACGCGGGTGTACACGCCGTAGCCGCGGCACTCGGCGGGGCCGTACGAGACGATGCCCAGCACGTAGAACTTGCTGTTGTAGCGCGCGGCGAGCGGGCCGCCGCTGTCGCCGTTGCAGGAGTCCTTCCCGGCGGAGTACTTGCCGCAGATGGTGTTGCTGGGGCGGCTGCCGCAGTCGCTGCCGGTGGGGGTGATGGGGATGGTCACCTCGCGCAGCGCGCGGTTGCTGTACGCGCCGGTTTCGGTCTTGCCCCAGCCGCTGACGGTGGCGGACTTGCCGTTCACGTCCAGCACGCTCTCGGTGGTGTTGTTCGGCAGCGCGGCGGTGGCCACGGTGCTACCCAGTGTGAACGCGGTGCCCACGCGGATCAGGGCGATGTCGTACGCGTAGGTGCTGCTGTTGTAGTTGGGGTGACGCACGATCTGCGCGGCGGTGCGCAGCTGACCGGTGCTGGTGGTCAGGTCGTTGATGCCGGCGCGGACGCGCATCTGGCTGGCGCTGTAGCCCTCGACGCAGTGCGCGGCGGTCAGGATCCACGTGCTGCTGATCAGCGTGCCGCCGCACCAGCCGCCCGCGAGTTCGGTGCTGGGCGTGACGCTCACCTGGTAGGGGCGGTTGGTGACGTTCGTGACCGTGCCGTACACGATCTGGCTGCCGATGGTGTCGGGGAAGGCCTTCTCGGTGCCGGTGACCGTGAGGGTCTCCTCGGGCAGCGTGGCCTGGGGGGCGGTCTGGGTGGAGCAGGCGCTCAGGGCCAGGATGCCCAGGGCGGTCAGTGCGGCGTGCAGGGGTTTGAACATGGTGGGACCTCGCGGGAATGTCGGATGAGGGGATGTGAATCAGGGATCAGGTGCGTTGACCTGATCCCTGACCGGAGGGGTTACTTGGTTTCGACGAGGCTGTAGGTGCCGCTGCCGCTGTAGCCGTACACGCGCCAGCGGTACGTGCCGCTGGTGGCCGTGTAGGTGATGGCCTCGGTGCTGGTGCTGCCCTCGGCGCGGGCGACGGTGGTCCAGCTGCCACTGGAGAGTTTCTGCAGGTACAGGTCGAAGTCGGTGCCCGACGGGCCGCTCAGGTTGCCTTTCAGGGTGCCGCCCGCGTAGCTGAAGCCGGCAGTTCCGGGCTGGTAGGAATTGGTGCCGGTGCTGACCGTGCCCGTGTAGGTGGTGCCGGCGGGCGGCGGGGTGACCGTTCCGGTGCCGGTGAACAGCAGGCGGTTGGGGCTGCCGGTGCCGGCGCTGGTGACCTTGTTGGGGGTGGCGTTGTTGATCATGGCGCTGGTCACGGCGCTGTTGGTGGTGTTGCCGGCGGCCACGAGCAGCGCGGCAGCGCCCGCGACGTGGGGGGAGGCCATGCTG of the Deinococcus sedimenti genome contains:
- a CDS encoding DNA-3-methyladenine glycosylase family protein codes for the protein MPLPEHQAPLAGHAAATRHLSRDPVLAGVIARVGDLPVLTPTTDPFGTLIRNVTGQQLSVKAAASIHARVTETLGEVTADTLLAASGDTLRGAGLSWAKVRTVQAIAQAAKTGAVNFTHLSEQDDETVIRDLLPLPGIGRWTAEMFLMFALARADVFSLGDLALRQGLARLHPDAPSTEVLDRWAPYRTLAARYVWADNARVKAGGEPV
- a CDS encoding serine protease, with the protein product MFKPLHAALTALGILALSACSTQTAPQATLPEETLTVTGTEKAFPDTIGSQIVYGTVTNVTNRPYQVSVTPSTELAGGWCGGTLISSTWILTAAHCVEGYSASQMRVRAGINDLTTSTGQLRTAAQIVRHPNYNSSTYAYDIALIRVGTAFTLGSTVATAALPNNTTESVLDVNGKSATVSGWGKTETGAYSNRALREVTIPITPTGSDCGSRPSNTICGKYSAGKDSCNGDSGGPLAARYNSKFYVLGIVSYGPAECRGYGVYTRVNGYINWINSYTGVTAQ